CTTGACAAGAACTGCGCCTTGCCTTTCAGGGAGGCGAAGAGCGGGGACATCATCGAGAATAATTGCGGTTACCTCGCTCCTGGGGACATACACATGACATTGGCTCCCAGGGGCATGGGAAAGGATGGAAATATCGTGCGCCTGACAAAGACCCCTCGAGACCCCCTTCATAAACCGTCGGTCGATGTGACCATGAGATCAGTACTCTCCTGTTATGGGGAAAACACAATAGCTGTCCTGCTCACCGGCATGGGAGCGGACGGCGCTGAGGCCATGGCGGAGATCCGTGAGGCGGGTGGACGCACTATCGCCGAATCGGAAGAGACGGCTGTGGTATTCGGCATGCCGAAAGAGGCGATCCGCAGAGGAGGTGCCGAGTTCGTGCTTCCCTCTTATGAGATCGGGGAGAAGATCGTTGAATTGGTCAAGACTTAAAGGAGATGGAATAATGGCTCATGTGTATGAGAAGTTAAAAGATTCCCTGGCATTGGTGAAAGTGGGTCGTGAATTGTCGAGCGGCAGACGGTCTGCAGTAAACGAACTTCGCGATCTTTGTTGCAGCCTTGAAAAGCAAGGGATCAACAAGTTCGTTCTGGAATTTTCCAATGTCAGGCTATGTCCCAGTGTTGTCTTCGGCAACCTCATCGTGCTTGCGAAACGACTCAGGGAGAGAAAGGGGGGCGTTGCCATCGCCGCTCCATCGCCCCAGGTGAGCAAGGCTGCCAGGATTACAGGGCTTG
This sequence is a window from Deltaproteobacteria bacterium. Protein-coding genes within it:
- a CDS encoding STAS domain-containing protein yields the protein MAHVYEKLKDSLALVKVGRELSSGRRSAVNELRDLCCSLEKQGINKFVLEFSNVRLCPSVVFGNLIVLAKRLRERKGGVAIAAPSPQVSKAARITGLEKCVPSFDSVDEAIRVMEKKGVDYGTDVH